The following proteins are co-located in the Synechococcus sp. PROS-U-1 genome:
- a CDS encoding N-acetylneuraminate synthase family protein has translation MRGILIERNFTQFVVFAEDSILSALSKITANQSRLIFVVSESGILQGVLTDGDFRRWIASCGEIDLNRPVTAAMNATCRSAAEGTSASDLSALLNSRIIALPLLDSHGRIVAVARRATDGLQIGSHRIGDDAPCFLIAEIGNNHNGDLDTALQLIDAAHAAGADCAKFQMRDMSRLYRNAGDSNDMASDLGTQYTLDLLERFQLSDDELFRCFDHAAGKGLVPLCTPWDEASLDKLNRWGMEGFKVASADFTNHALLSSLAATGKPLICSTGMASEVEIRSGIRHLQNEGAGYVLLHCNSTYPTPFKDVNLRYLERLRDLAEAPVGYSGHERGIEVPIAAAALGAVVIEKHITLDRSMEGNDHKVSLLPDEFAQMIHGIRRVEESMGSSGERSISQGEMMNREVLAKSLVATCDVPAGTEITEAMVGIQSPGQGLQPNRLADLLGKTLPVSKTAGDFFFPSDLETPAASPRAYRFQHRFGVPVRYHDIESFAATSNLDLVEIHLSYKDLEVNLDQVLPTQQEMGLVVHAPELFAGDHTLDLCSADHDYQRHSVQELQRVVDISRDLRRRFRCPEPVLLVTNVGGFSEHHHLERTELQPLRQRLIESLEQINTAGEVEIIPQTMPPFPWHFGGQRYHNLFVDTAFIQEFCNDTGMRVCLDVSHSKLACTHLKASFSAFLKAILPFTAHLHLADASGVDGEGLQIHDGDIDWVQLFALMDQLAPQATFIPEIWQGHKNNGEGAWLALERLESCIESSPQRQVA, from the coding sequence GTGAGAGGCATCCTGATTGAGCGGAATTTCACCCAGTTCGTTGTCTTCGCGGAAGACAGCATCCTCTCGGCGCTCAGCAAGATCACGGCCAACCAATCCCGCCTGATCTTCGTTGTCTCGGAAAGCGGCATCCTCCAGGGCGTTCTCACCGACGGCGACTTCCGCCGCTGGATTGCCAGTTGCGGCGAGATCGACCTCAACCGGCCGGTCACCGCCGCCATGAACGCCACTTGCCGCTCGGCCGCCGAGGGCACCAGCGCCAGTGATCTCAGCGCCCTGCTCAATTCGCGCATCATTGCCCTGCCGCTGCTCGACAGCCATGGCCGCATCGTCGCGGTGGCACGACGGGCCACCGATGGGCTCCAGATCGGCTCCCACCGCATCGGCGATGACGCCCCCTGTTTCCTGATCGCCGAGATCGGCAACAACCACAACGGCGATCTCGACACCGCTCTCCAGCTCATCGATGCCGCCCACGCCGCAGGAGCGGACTGCGCCAAGTTCCAGATGCGGGACATGAGCCGGCTGTATCGCAATGCCGGCGACAGCAATGACATGGCTTCCGATCTGGGAACTCAGTACACCCTGGATCTGCTCGAGCGCTTCCAGCTCAGCGACGATGAGCTGTTCCGCTGCTTCGACCACGCTGCCGGCAAAGGTCTGGTGCCCCTCTGCACCCCTTGGGATGAAGCCAGCCTCGACAAGCTCAACCGCTGGGGGATGGAAGGCTTCAAGGTGGCGTCAGCGGATTTCACCAACCATGCTCTGCTCTCGAGCCTGGCTGCCACCGGCAAGCCCCTGATCTGCTCGACCGGCATGGCATCTGAGGTGGAGATCCGCTCGGGCATCCGTCATCTCCAGAACGAGGGTGCGGGCTACGTGCTGCTCCACTGCAATTCCACCTATCCCACTCCGTTCAAGGACGTCAACCTGCGCTACCTCGAGCGGCTGCGCGACCTGGCCGAGGCTCCCGTGGGCTACTCCGGCCATGAGCGGGGCATCGAGGTGCCGATTGCCGCCGCCGCCCTCGGTGCTGTGGTGATCGAGAAACACATCACCCTTGATCGCTCCATGGAGGGCAACGACCACAAGGTGAGCCTGTTGCCCGATGAATTCGCCCAGATGATCCACGGCATTCGCCGGGTGGAGGAATCGATGGGCAGCAGCGGCGAACGCAGCATCAGCCAAGGCGAAATGATGAACCGCGAAGTGCTGGCCAAGAGCCTCGTTGCCACTTGCGATGTCCCCGCCGGCACGGAGATCACCGAGGCGATGGTGGGCATCCAGAGCCCGGGGCAAGGGCTGCAGCCCAACCGCCTGGCCGACCTGCTCGGCAAGACATTGCCGGTGAGCAAAACCGCCGGCGACTTCTTCTTCCCCTCCGACCTCGAGACCCCGGCCGCCAGCCCGCGCGCCTACCGCTTCCAACATCGCTTTGGCGTTCCGGTTCGGTATCACGACATCGAGAGCTTTGCCGCCACCAGCAATCTCGACCTGGTGGAAATCCACCTCAGCTACAAAGATCTCGAGGTCAATCTCGATCAGGTGCTGCCGACGCAGCAAGAGATGGGTCTGGTGGTCCACGCCCCCGAACTCTTTGCCGGCGATCACACCCTCGATCTCTGCAGCGCGGATCACGATTATCAGCGCCACTCGGTGCAGGAACTGCAGCGCGTGGTCGACATTTCCCGTGACCTGCGCCGTCGCTTCCGCTGCCCCGAGCCCGTCCTTCTGGTGACGAACGTCGGCGGCTTCTCCGAGCACCACCATCTCGAGCGCACGGAGTTGCAACCGCTGCGCCAGCGCCTGATCGAGAGCCTTGAGCAGATCAACACCGCCGGCGAAGTGGAGATCATTCCCCAGACCATGCCCCCCTTCCCCTGGCACTTCGGCGGGCAGCGTTATCACAACCTGTTTGTCGATACCGCCTTCATCCAGGAGTTCTGCAACGACACCGGCATGCGCGTCTGCCTGGATGTATCCCACTCGAAGCTCGCCTGCACCCACCTCAAGGCCTCCTTCAGTGCCTTCCTCAAGGCGATCCTTCCCTTCACAGCGCACCTGCATCTCGCCGATGCCTCAGGTGTGGATGGTGAAGGCCTGCAGATCCACGACGGCGACATCGATTGGGTTCAGCTGTTTGCCCTAATGGACCAACTCGCCCCGCAGGCGACCTTCATTCCAGAGATCTGGCAGGGCCACAAAAACAACGGCGAAGGCGCCTGGCTTGCCCTCGAACGCCTGGAAAGCTGTATCGAATCCAGCCCGCAACGGCAGGTCGCGTGA
- a CDS encoding sulfotransferase family protein: protein MAQPHHFIRMKRHNLLYGRVPKAANSSIKAALCRLLSERPPKGTKTTSDKFWQHETNQETELITLRRARKYRRSHFSFSFVRNPFDRLIAAYNNKVIEIEAPPLPMQNMGITHGMSFDAFLDVLIETPFKHYDVHVLPQNQLLCIGNQIVPKFVGRVEQIDDHWAELRDILARRGIDVMASLPQKNVRRSDRGGLQSHFTSDALIEKTMQIYGDDVRLFYNDVSVDHLIQNAPLPGINPLHSTGLKLSNWLRSHGFGR, encoded by the coding sequence ATGGCCCAACCGCATCACTTCATCCGGATGAAGCGCCACAACCTGCTCTATGGGCGGGTTCCCAAGGCGGCGAATTCGTCGATCAAAGCGGCCCTATGTCGCCTGCTCAGCGAAAGACCTCCCAAAGGGACCAAAACGACATCTGACAAGTTCTGGCAGCACGAAACCAATCAGGAAACGGAACTGATCACCCTGCGCCGTGCCCGCAAGTACCGGCGCAGCCATTTCAGCTTCAGCTTCGTTCGAAACCCGTTCGACCGCCTGATCGCGGCGTACAACAACAAAGTGATCGAGATCGAGGCGCCACCTCTACCGATGCAGAACATGGGAATCACCCATGGCATGTCGTTTGACGCCTTCCTCGATGTCCTCATCGAGACACCGTTCAAGCACTACGACGTTCACGTTCTGCCCCAGAACCAATTGCTTTGCATCGGCAATCAGATCGTGCCGAAGTTTGTGGGACGCGTTGAACAGATCGACGACCACTGGGCGGAACTACGCGACATCCTGGCCCGCCGCGGCATCGATGTGATGGCGTCGTTGCCGCAGAAAAATGTACGGCGCAGTGATCGCGGCGGGCTGCAGAGTCACTTCACAAGCGATGCTCTGATCGAGAAAACAATGCAGATCTACGGCGACGATGTACGCCTTTTTTACAACGATGTGTCTGTGGATCACTTGATCCAGAACGCCCCCCTGCCGGGGATCAACCCCCTGCACAGCACGGGATTGAAGCTGTCGAACTGGCTCCGGTCCCATGGCTTCGGACGCTGA
- a CDS encoding sulfotransferase, with protein sequence MASDADHSSWLEAWRCRSQINRSLQGRHDRIAAVFRSQLPTFIIIGAAKSATTSLATALRRHPQIQISRSMEPKFFGRHYPRGWEWYANQFEADPRRPLRGEASTMYTSSYGSYVRTPELIHHHLGPIPLIYLVRHPLRRIESHWRHWRGRIKDCPSFDRLLSSPRLRQRVVEASLYHQQWQRYGRWFPQQSMLSITTEELSTHPQTSLRRILSFIGAAPDCSGLLEKGELPRMNPAGSKGRQDVAAPSWSDDLKQETIELIRPDSERFLASTGRPSTTWAWD encoded by the coding sequence ATGGCTTCGGACGCTGATCACTCAAGCTGGCTGGAGGCCTGGCGTTGCCGTTCTCAGATCAACCGCAGCCTGCAGGGACGGCACGACCGGATCGCGGCGGTCTTCCGCTCTCAGTTGCCCACCTTCATCATCATTGGGGCGGCCAAGTCGGCCACAACAAGCCTTGCCACGGCACTGAGACGCCATCCCCAGATCCAGATCAGCAGGTCGATGGAGCCGAAATTCTTCGGCCGGCACTATCCACGCGGCTGGGAGTGGTACGCCAATCAATTTGAAGCGGATCCGCGGCGGCCCCTGCGGGGCGAAGCCAGCACGATGTACACCTCGTCCTATGGCTCCTACGTCAGAACGCCGGAGCTGATCCACCATCACCTCGGCCCCATTCCTCTGATCTACCTGGTGCGCCATCCCCTGCGACGGATTGAATCCCACTGGCGGCACTGGCGCGGACGCATCAAGGACTGCCCGTCATTTGATCGCCTCCTCAGCTCGCCCCGCCTGAGACAACGCGTTGTGGAGGCCTCGCTGTATCACCAGCAATGGCAGCGCTACGGGCGCTGGTTTCCGCAGCAGTCGATGCTGAGCATCACCACCGAGGAACTCAGCACGCACCCCCAAACCAGCCTGCGACGCATCCTGAGCTTCATCGGCGCAGCACCGGATTGCTCTGGGCTGCTGGAGAAGGGCGAATTACCGCGGATGAATCCGGCAGGATCGAAAGGGCGGCAGGACGTGGCAGCGCCGAGCTGGAGTGACGACCTCAAACAAGAAACGATTGAATTGATTCGCCCCGACAGCGAACGGTTTCTGGCGAGCACAGGCCGCCCCAGCACCACATGGGCCTGGGACTGA
- a CDS encoding SDR family oxidoreductase encodes MTQLAVSGASGKTGWRVAEEALQRGRSVRAIVRPASVLPPALAQAEQEGRLEVHRLELDTAEALLHALQGCTALVIATGARPSINLAGPLQVDAWGVQAQVQACRSMGVQRVVLVSSLCAGRWLHPLNLFGLILIWKRVGERCLERSGLDWTVVRPGGLSEDDSRCTTEGVLVTAADQQQSNSIPRRLVAQVCLDALEQPRACGRILEITSSPAQPQQPLDQLLDQLG; translated from the coding sequence ATGACGCAACTGGCGGTGTCAGGTGCTTCCGGCAAAACCGGATGGCGGGTCGCGGAGGAGGCTCTCCAGCGTGGTCGATCGGTTCGAGCGATTGTTCGCCCCGCTTCCGTTCTGCCGCCTGCCCTGGCCCAGGCCGAGCAAGAGGGGCGCCTCGAGGTGCATCGGTTGGAGCTGGACACGGCCGAAGCGTTGCTCCATGCGCTGCAAGGTTGCACAGCGTTGGTGATCGCCACCGGGGCTCGACCCTCGATCAACCTGGCGGGGCCGTTGCAGGTGGATGCCTGGGGGGTGCAGGCCCAGGTTCAGGCTTGCCGCTCCATGGGGGTGCAGCGTGTGGTGCTGGTGAGCTCCCTTTGTGCCGGTCGGTGGCTGCATCCCCTCAACCTGTTTGGCTTGATCTTGATCTGGAAGCGGGTGGGTGAGCGCTGCCTGGAGCGGAGCGGTCTGGATTGGACCGTGGTCCGGCCGGGAGGTCTCAGTGAAGACGACAGCCGCTGCACCACGGAGGGCGTGCTGGTGACGGCGGCGGATCAACAACAGAGCAACAGCATTCCACGGCGTCTCGTGGCGCAGGTTTGTCTGGATGCTTTGGAGCAGCCGCGTGCCTGTGGTCGCATCCTGGAAATCACCAGCTCCCCGGCGCAGCCCCAGCAGCCGTTGGACCAGTTGCTGGATCAGCTCGGTTGA
- a CDS encoding Nif11-like leader peptide family natural product precursor → MSTDQLRQFFAHIARDPALKQQVLQAVSADAAALIAQQLGYEVSGDELLRFSGKSASGVSVTKIQHPGEYH, encoded by the coding sequence ATGAGTACGGACCAACTCCGGCAATTTTTTGCTCACATCGCCCGAGATCCCGCGTTGAAGCAGCAGGTGTTGCAGGCTGTCAGTGCCGATGCTGCGGCCCTGATCGCCCAACAGCTGGGCTACGAAGTCTCTGGCGATGAACTGCTGCGGTTCTCCGGCAAAAGCGCATCGGGCGTCAGCGTCACCAAGATTCAGCACCCTGGCGAATACCACTAG
- a CDS encoding PAP/fibrillin family protein, whose amino-acid sequence MQLLREKPSDPSLQELINRVEEEQPADLNCSAGLLRGVWELRWSSSQQPWLRHTAGLENLQALDPEQGCGCNLLRLRAPFAALGGISVQAELQIAGRQRVEVRFRRGGWIGPSRAEHQQLSWMRQVQQSTPAWLDITVLDEQLRVCRGNAGTTFALLRRNDLNLNDLLGV is encoded by the coding sequence ATGCAACTGCTTCGGGAGAAGCCGAGCGATCCCAGCCTGCAGGAGCTGATCAACCGGGTGGAAGAGGAGCAGCCCGCCGACCTCAACTGTTCAGCAGGCTTGTTGCGTGGAGTGTGGGAATTGCGCTGGAGCAGCTCCCAGCAACCCTGGCTGAGACACACCGCCGGGCTGGAGAACCTGCAGGCCCTTGATCCAGAACAAGGGTGCGGCTGCAATCTGCTGCGGTTGCGCGCCCCCTTCGCTGCCCTTGGGGGCATCAGCGTGCAGGCCGAGCTGCAGATCGCAGGACGCCAGCGCGTGGAGGTGCGCTTTCGACGAGGAGGCTGGATAGGACCCTCCCGAGCGGAGCATCAGCAGTTGAGCTGGATGCGTCAGGTTCAGCAGAGCACCCCGGCCTGGCTCGACATCACCGTGCTGGACGAGCAGCTGCGGGTCTGCCGGGGCAACGCCGGCACAACCTTCGCGCTGCTGAGGCGCAACGACCTCAACTTGAACGATCTCTTGGGCGTATGA
- a CDS encoding DUF2808 domain-containing protein — protein sequence MLLLAPMLLLEAPSLARSLFDRPPTRVVIHNPEATEGLRNRTTITVVVPEDAGNALGSIVLRQLPNIDQWDWGRSQPQVYFGDYSLRRKGASGLASAVVSDSDGLVSIKLTPAVQPGQTVNVVFRGFNPESSIYQWSTELLAEGEEPVRYVGPTLRLTVYEQDPFR from the coding sequence ATGCTTTTACTGGCTCCGATGCTGTTGTTGGAGGCGCCTTCGTTGGCGCGATCGTTGTTTGATCGTCCCCCGACGCGGGTGGTGATTCATAACCCCGAAGCAACAGAAGGGCTGCGCAATCGCACCACAATTACTGTTGTTGTTCCTGAGGATGCAGGCAATGCCCTGGGATCAATTGTCTTGCGACAGCTGCCCAACATTGATCAGTGGGACTGGGGACGCTCCCAACCTCAGGTTTATTTCGGCGACTATTCACTGCGCAGGAAAGGAGCAAGCGGATTGGCTTCCGCTGTTGTCTCCGATTCCGACGGGCTGGTGAGCATCAAGCTCACTCCAGCGGTTCAGCCGGGGCAAACCGTAAATGTTGTGTTCCGGGGCTTTAATCCCGAGTCCAGCATTTATCAATGGTCCACAGAACTGCTGGCGGAAGGTGAAGAGCCCGTGCGTTATGTGGGCCCCACCCTGCGATTGACCGTTTACGAGCAGGATCCTTTTCGCTAG
- a CDS encoding DUF3303 domain-containing protein gives MTFLMHWSFKTGYHEIAAKKFLATGAPFPECKSWKRFHGPGSVEGWILVEAENADACYEHAAEWAECLDWEVTPVLTDDQAGPLIAKAYS, from the coding sequence ATGACCTTTTTGATGCATTGGTCTTTCAAGACCGGCTATCACGAAATTGCTGCCAAGAAGTTCCTGGCGACCGGTGCGCCCTTTCCCGAGTGCAAGTCCTGGAAGCGTTTCCATGGCCCCGGCTCTGTAGAAGGTTGGATTCTCGTGGAGGCTGAGAACGCTGACGCTTGCTATGAACACGCTGCGGAATGGGCCGAATGCCTCGATTGGGAGGTCACCCCAGTGCTGACAGACGATCAGGCTGGCCCTCTGATCGCCAAGGCCTACAGCTGA
- a CDS encoding ferredoxin encodes MLMYVPEKPVDAAFLARPRQSIDSRTGSEPSLGGSLREKAVWVEEVDCIGCRYCAHVASNTFVMVPETGRCRAIRQDGDSMDRIQEAIDTCPVDCIHWVDFDDLD; translated from the coding sequence ATGCTTATGTATGTGCCAGAAAAACCAGTTGATGCAGCTTTCTTGGCTCGTCCTAGACAGTCTATTGACTCTCGTACGGGATCCGAACCGTCTTTAGGTGGTTCTCTGCGCGAAAAGGCAGTTTGGGTTGAGGAAGTTGACTGTATTGGCTGTCGTTATTGTGCACATGTGGCTTCGAATACTTTTGTGATGGTTCCAGAAACCGGTCGTTGTCGCGCTATTCGCCAGGACGGCGATTCAATGGATCGAATACAGGAAGCGATTGATACCTGCCCTGTCGATTGCATTCATTGGGTCGATTTTGATGATTTGGACTAG
- a CDS encoding phycobilisome rod-core linker polypeptide yields MPFNPSSQNSRVDGIPGDLPRRRSDLTAELASEMIEKCYRQIFFHAMSSDRDLSLESQFKSGSITVRDFIRGLLLSERFYNGYIACNSNDRIVEQVVGRVLGRPVYGADEKRSWSIVIAEQGFPAFADSILNSPEYYERFGNDEIPEQVNRILPGRSQGDLPIYQRLPRYGESWRERLIRDGLMMSIDAFNKIGRPMTVARLIYEKPEGRLLKFWILLLIVGGAGSVSLVLLIFRQMFTI; encoded by the coding sequence TTGCCATTCAATCCATCAAGTCAAAATTCCAGGGTTGACGGCATACCAGGCGATTTGCCTCGGCGCCGGTCAGATTTAACTGCAGAATTAGCATCTGAAATGATCGAAAAGTGCTATCGCCAGATTTTTTTTCATGCGATGTCTTCTGATCGTGATCTTTCGCTTGAGTCACAATTTAAGTCTGGAAGCATCACGGTGAGGGATTTTATAAGAGGTTTGCTCCTTTCAGAGCGTTTTTATAATGGCTATATTGCCTGCAACAGTAATGATCGGATTGTAGAGCAGGTTGTGGGGCGAGTTTTAGGTCGTCCTGTTTATGGCGCTGATGAAAAAAGATCTTGGTCGATTGTTATTGCTGAGCAAGGATTCCCGGCTTTTGCCGACTCCATACTTAACTCTCCTGAATACTATGAGAGGTTTGGTAATGATGAGATACCTGAACAAGTCAATCGAATCTTGCCAGGTCGTTCTCAGGGAGACTTGCCTATCTATCAGCGACTGCCTCGCTATGGGGAGAGTTGGCGCGAACGTTTGATTCGCGATGGATTGATGATGTCTATAGATGCCTTTAATAAAATTGGTCGTCCAATGACTGTAGCCCGTCTTATCTACGAGAAGCCTGAGGGGCGTCTTCTCAAGTTTTGGATCCTCTTGTTGATTGTTGGTGGTGCTGGAAGTGTTTCTTTGGTTCTTTTGATCTTCCGTCAAATGTTCACTATTTGA